Proteins encoded by one window of Anaeromusa acidaminophila DSM 3853:
- a CDS encoding phage tail tube protein, giving the protein MPLIPSDGVDFLLKVNTGTAQVPVWTVIGGQRGATLSLTAEQIDASNKQSGAWKTSVPGMMSWSIEADAVMLTDVSGLSIDAGRAKLLTVFANRELVHVRYIRKDGSKFQGYAAITDLSEESPHDGVATYKITLAGAGAPEEVNGTKQVETAEIVGSISTAGNATFTVTAAGMTGSPKTISVAVALNDSAAVVAQKAREALTSDNAVAAKFSVGGYGTKVELTALTAAANDSTLNIAIANGTCAGLTDSPVSTSTTPGVAPAA; this is encoded by the coding sequence ATGCCATTGATTCCAAGTGATGGTGTGGATTTTCTATTAAAAGTGAATACAGGTACCGCGCAGGTTCCGGTGTGGACTGTAATTGGCGGCCAGCGAGGCGCGACCTTGAGCCTGACCGCCGAGCAAATTGACGCTTCCAATAAACAGTCCGGGGCCTGGAAAACCAGTGTGCCCGGTATGATGTCCTGGAGTATTGAAGCGGATGCGGTTATGCTGACCGATGTGTCGGGTTTGAGCATTGATGCGGGCCGGGCTAAATTGCTCACCGTTTTTGCTAATCGGGAATTGGTGCATGTGCGGTATATCCGCAAGGATGGGTCTAAGTTCCAAGGCTATGCGGCCATTACCGATTTGAGCGAAGAGTCTCCCCATGACGGGGTGGCAACCTATAAGATTACGTTGGCCGGAGCCGGCGCGCCGGAAGAAGTGAATGGTACCAAGCAGGTGGAAACGGCGGAAATAGTCGGCAGTATTTCAACTGCTGGCAATGCTACCTTTACGGTAACGGCTGCCGGGATGACCGGTTCGCCCAAGACCATCAGTGTGGCGGTGGCTCTTAATGATTCCGCAGCGGTGGTTGCGCAAAAAGCCAGAGAAGCACTGACAAGTGACAATGCGGTAGCGGCGAAATTCAGTGTTGGTGGCTATGGGACCAAGGTGGAGTTAACCGCTCTGACTGCTGCGGCCAATGACAGTACCCTTAATATTGCTATTGCCAATGGAACGTGCGCCGGCTTGACGGATTCGCCCGTTTCGACCAGTACCACTCCAGGGGTTGCCCCGGCAGCATAA
- a CDS encoding DUF3168 domain-containing protein, which yields MKRSPVSPLNKALYDRLIGALSVGIYDYVPQGKKAPYVVLTETCAQSWDAKTFGGADVLATVKVLSEYQGDKEVAAICDAAILAVLANPLVLSGFWQIARASVDSHSIERLDMHREGIIVFRFMILDTKE from the coding sequence ATGAAGCGCTCGCCAGTGTCGCCGCTGAACAAAGCCTTGTATGATCGGTTGATAGGTGCTTTGTCTGTAGGGATTTACGATTATGTGCCCCAAGGGAAAAAAGCGCCCTATGTAGTGCTGACGGAAACATGCGCCCAAAGCTGGGACGCTAAGACCTTTGGCGGAGCCGATGTGCTGGCGACCGTAAAAGTACTAAGTGAGTACCAGGGGGATAAAGAGGTGGCTGCCATTTGTGACGCTGCTATTTTAGCGGTTTTGGCGAACCCTCTAGTATTGTCTGGATTTTGGCAGATTGCCCGCGCCAGTGTGGACAGCCATTCGATTGAGCGTCTGGATATGCACCGAGAAGGTATCATTGTGTTTCGGTTTATGATCCTAGATACAAAGGAGTGA
- a CDS encoding HK97 gp10 family phage protein, giving the protein MRPVVKVEGIDRCISFGDLVTTNVSQVIEKETEQGAKAVRKRERDLAPVKSGLLRKSIVNRKGKYGISRMVRAKAPHAPLQEYGTKRGVKGKHFAERARRELVPGIQEKIRNSVRNEVRR; this is encoded by the coding sequence ATGCGGCCGGTGGTTAAGGTGGAAGGAATTGATCGCTGCATTTCCTTTGGCGATCTTGTTACAACCAATGTCAGCCAAGTAATTGAAAAGGAAACTGAGCAAGGGGCTAAAGCGGTGCGTAAACGAGAACGGGATCTAGCGCCGGTGAAAAGTGGCCTTTTGCGTAAAAGCATCGTGAATCGCAAGGGCAAGTACGGTATCTCCCGTATGGTCCGTGCTAAAGCGCCCCATGCGCCGTTGCAGGAATATGGCACTAAACGGGGAGTGAAGGGCAAGCATTTTGCCGAACGGGCGCGCCGGGAGCTGGTGCCAGGCATTCAAGAAAAAATCAGGAATTCGGTGCGAAATGAGGTGCGGCGATGA
- a CDS encoding phage head closure protein: MNPGELNCRCVLLAETRAPDGQGGYETLYLTRATVWAKFQAFTAKTVDQYEQLTPEILYRILIRYRHDVAVTDRIQYGGRVFEQIGPPVDVEEKHAYLRLECREVVADAAGG; this comes from the coding sequence ATGAATCCAGGAGAACTGAACTGCCGCTGCGTGCTGCTGGCAGAAACCAGAGCGCCCGATGGACAAGGCGGCTATGAAACGCTGTATTTAACTCGGGCTACGGTGTGGGCTAAATTTCAGGCGTTCACTGCTAAAACAGTAGACCAGTATGAGCAGCTGACGCCTGAGATTTTATATCGCATTCTGATTCGCTATCGCCATGATGTGGCGGTAACCGATCGGATTCAGTATGGCGGCCGGGTCTTTGAACAGATCGGGCCGCCAGTGGATGTAGAAGAAAAACATGCTTATTTGCGGCTAGAATGCCGGGAGGTGGTGGCCGATGCGGCCGGTGGTTAA